The window AGTAATGCATCTGCTATCTCGGGCCTCATGGTCAGCGAGGAGCTGGCTCGGGCGCCGTTGGCGACGGTGGCGACGACGGCGCGCTTGGGAGGGGACACGACGGGAGTTCGTATATCTGGACGAAGTAAGTGTCATCAGCCTGGTGGCCGCCCGCCATGGCTCCGTGATCGAAACCCTTAAGAGCACCATCACAGACACCACGACGTCTGAGGTGGGCTCATCGTTGAGCACTCCTGCCGCGGCTGGCCTGCCTAGTGCAGGGCTTACCAGCAAGAACTCGTCCGCAAACAGCTCGGCCCGGGAAGTCGTGCGCCGCGCAGTCATTCAAGGAACCTTTCGTGACCTTCGCCTTGAGGATGCGGGCCTCAAGATTTCGGTAGACGATCACAAGAAGGACGGGGACTTCCCGGCCATGCGGACTGTGAAGGACCTAAGTCATCATCTGCGGGGAATGGCAAAGGTTCGCCGGGCCGTAAGAGTGGCGGACCTCGTGCGAGGAGATGTAATCGAGGCTCGAGTGGAGTTACGGGCCGAGAGGACATATCAATTGGCCACAGCAATCACCTCCACCGTGGATATGTTAAGCGAACGACCAGGCGCTTTTGGTGTCGGTGAGCAATCGCTTGCTGAGGCAACACCCATCGTGGGACTCCTCTCGCGACTACTAGTTGACCTAGTGCCTTTAGCAGCCAGGATGACCAGTCATCGCTTGGTCGACTGCGAAGGAGAAGCGTGGTTGATTGACGCTGATGTGATCGCCAAGGGCAGTGAGCTGGACCTGGAATGTCAATACGCGACGATCGCTGGCGTGACAGAGGCATCTCTCTATTGGAAGGATGTTCGTCGACTTCTATTTGATGGGTCAGAATACTCAATTTATGCCAGACTGGCCAAGCCCGGCCTGGCGCAGAATTGGTCTCCCGTCAAGTTGGCGAACGTCCTGGAGTCAATTTCCCCAGAGTTAGGGGAGCAGTTGCGTCAGATCTCTAATGTCTTTGATGGAGCGCAGTACTCTCCAGTTGACGAGTCGCCAGTCGAGATATCGGCCATTCTAATGGAGGATGGACTTCTGCCCTTCGGGCGATCGCTGACCCAAGGGAGAGGACAGACCGTGTCCGAGACTAGCTTGACGTTCGTCGCAGCGTCGGCGGCCAGCACCTTCGGCGATGTGACCGATCTAGAGGACATCTCAAGGGTCCGCGAGGCCTACGATGCCGTGTTGCAATTCATTGAGGAGAGTGCACCGACCGCGACTGACCGCGTCGATAGGACGTGGGTGCAACTGTTGCGCGATGCGCACCACCAGGCCGTACTGTTAGCCGTGTCGTCAGCAACATCTAAAAACACGGCGACTGCTGTCCCGTTGCCCGCCCCACAGAACTTCCTTGAAGTCGAGGTAACGGCCATATACTGGTGAGAGAGTGCCGTACCCGATCCCAAGGCTGAATCCATTCACTCAGGACCCCTAGGCTCCACCACAATATTTTAAATGGAAGAATCCGGCTTTCGATTACATCGGAAGTCACTAAGACTAGTGTCTGTTGGCGTTCGATTCATCCGTGATGGCCACGGCCGTCGCCAGCCAGTCCGGCGCCTCCCCCGTGGCGTTCAGCGCCTTGACGGCCTGGTTCACATTCACGGCGAACCTGCGCACCTGAGTGCGCGCCGCCATCAGCTCCACCAGCGCCTCGCGCATTGGCAGCAGCGACGGCGCCCGCACACCCCGTGCAGCCGCCAGCGCCGCCTCAGCGGCGTACCCCGATGGCGTCAGCCCCGCCGACCGGGCGGCCTCCACCAGCAGCGCGTACTCCTCGGCCGTGGCGCGGAACTTCACCTGGCGGTCCCGGGCTTTGGTGTACCGGCGCGCCCGACCAGGGCGCTGGGCGACGGCGCTCACAGCGCACCCCAACCCGTTTCGGCGCCAGCCGCTGTCGATGACCGCGCCCGGTCGACGTCGCCCCGCTGGGGCCCGCGATGCGCAGCGAGCGGAGTCCGGCGCGCCAGCGACGGCGCATCTGGGTACCAGATGCATATCTTGCTCCCGCTCCTCCGACCCCCGCGGGAGCCGCCGCTATCGACGTCGGCAGGGCCACGGGGCCGACAGCGAGCGGCCTCACGACGCCGCCTGCCGGTCGAGGATCTTGCAGGCGCGCTGGAACACGGTGGTGCGGGTCAGCGGCAGGTCCTCGCGCTGCAGCTCGGCGCGGGCCTGCATCTGCACCGCGACACGCCCACCACCGAGGGCCTGCAACCGCTCCTCGAGCGCCTCGACGTCGGCCTCGGTGAGCTGGGAGCTGCTCACGTCGGCGGCGGCCTCGTCCCACCACGGCCCCGCCTCAGCGACCCGCGTCGGTGAGCGCGTCGCTGCGTCCTTGGCGACCTTCAGCAGCGCCGCCGTCGCGAGGTGCGCCGGCCAGCCTCGGGTGCCAACGGCGAGCTGGAGGGCTGCGAGCAGGTGCGGGCCCTTCCACAGCGTGGCGCCGCAGCCGTGTGCGGCGCGCAGCGCGGCGCAGTGGACGGCGAGCTGGTCCAGGCAGACGGCGGAGCCGAGGCCCAGCTGAGTCAGGAGCTTCACCTCCTCCCGCAGGGCGCGCGCGGCAGCCGACGGCGCGGGGGACGGAGGGGGAGGAGAAGAGCTTCTCTGGGTAGAGATCTCTGGGTTGGGCCGCAGATCTGCGGCTGCCCCCTCCGCGGATGTGCGGCGGGGGGCCGCAGACTCGCGGCCCTCCCATCACCGCCTCGCGCACTGCCGCTGACGAAGGCGCCTGGCTTGACGGAGCCTGCGCGGAGGGGGCCGCAGATGTGCGGCCCCCTCCGCCGCAGGTGCTCCCGTCGTCCCCAGCTGCAGCCGACGGC of the Quadrisphaera sp. RL12-1S genome contains:
- a CDS encoding DUF6414 family protein: MHLLSRASWSARSWLGRRWRRWRRRRAWEGTRREFVYLDEVSVISLVAARHGSVIETLKSTITDTTTSEVGSSLSTPAAAGLPSAGLTSKNSSANSSAREVVRRAVIQGTFRDLRLEDAGLKISVDDHKKDGDFPAMRTVKDLSHHLRGMAKVRRAVRVADLVRGDVIEARVELRAERTYQLATAITSTVDMLSERPGAFGVGEQSLAEATPIVGLLSRLLVDLVPLAARMTSHRLVDCEGEAWLIDADVIAKGSELDLECQYATIAGVTEASLYWKDVRRLLFDGSEYSIYARLAKPGLAQNWSPVKLANVLESISPELGEQLRQISNVFDGAQYSPVDESPVEISAILMEDGLLPFGRSLTQGRGQTVSETSLTFVAASAASTFGDVTDLEDISRVREAYDAVLQFIEESAPTATDRVDRTWVQLLRDAHHQAVLLAVSSATSKNTATAVPLPAPQNFLEVEVTAIYW
- a CDS encoding plasmid mobilization protein, with the protein product MSAVAQRPGRARRYTKARDRQVKFRATAEEYALLVEAARSAGLTPSGYAAEAALAAARGVRAPSLLPMREALVELMAARTQVRRFAVNVNQAVKALNATGEAPDWLATAVAITDESNANRH